GGAAGGCTCAGCCCgccctcccccttcctccacAAAGCCACGGGGAAAGTTCAACAGCCGGTCAGGGCTGAGGGAGCCCCGGCTCGGCGGAAGGCGCTCCCCCGGCCCGGCAACTCACCCGGCCGCCGCCACCTcagcgcccggcccggccgcagCCTCCCCGCCGCGCCACCTCCGCCGCGTCCCGCGCCCCACCACGCACGCGCGGCCGCCAACGGCCGGGGAACCGGCGGCTCCCGCTCGCGCCGGGGAGGGCGCGGGAACTCCGCCCCCCACCGCCcgaggggcggggcggcggccgccATGTCGCGGTGGGGGCAGCTGTGGAGAGTGGGGGCTCCGCAtctgcggggcggggggcgatGTCCTTGCCCGCCCTCCCGGGGAGAGGCGAGAGGTGGTGGGCCTGGTGCTTCACGCCCGAACGGGCCGGGCCCCCTGGCACGGCCGCGGCCCGGCTTctgagggcaggggctgctgtcGCCCTGCGAGGGGCGGGCAGCCCTCCGTGTGCCAGGCCAGCGCGATTCACTGCGCAGGCAGATCTCTCCCCCTGAGTGAAGAACAAAAGATAGAGTTTATCTTGCCCGTACGCGCAGGGGCGAAGGACAAAAAGCGGCATTCAGCGAGCGTGCCCAACAGCGGGGAACGGGCCTGCTGTCTTGGCCGCACGGCTGCGCCCGGACCGCCGCTGCGGCCCAGGCGGGCTGCTCTGGCAGCACCGACAGGGAGCTGCCCCCGCGCTTTGCGTTTCCAGCCCCGCATAGGTGGGAGGAACAGCCGCACGGCGAACCCTTCGGAGGTGAGGAATGCCTCATCACGCTGGAAGGGCTAATTAAGGGCGAGCGATGACATATTTGGAAAGGAGCTCTGGCCGAGGCCTCGCGCCGAGGACAAAAGAGCAGCGTGATGGCCGGAAAGCAGAGCCTCCGAGTTCCCGAGGGTACGTTAGAAAGGAGAGAATGGGACAGGATCCTCAGGAAGGCAAGAAACATTTAGCAGGGTCACCCTGCTCTGTGCCGAGCTGTGACTGTGCGCCGTCGGGCCCCTGCAGAAGTGGCGCTCTGCGGGATGGTGGTGCTAGGAGCTATCCAAAGCAAACACCCTGCCGAGCAGCCGGCAGAGCGGAGCGAGAGCAGTGACTCCCTGCAATTCACAGCTTGCACCTGCATGCTTTttaataaggtttttttttcaataatcaGCGATGCACTGTAAAACATTGAGAATTAACCTAAATTGAACAACCAAAACTGGCTAATTCGTGTTAATTAATGGGAAATCAGCTGCGAATTTACAAGTGCGATCAAAGATCATTCTATAAGCAAAGGCAATACTTCACTGAATGTCATCTTCACCTGGGACCTGTTTCTGCAACCCCTTAATCATAACAATTAAAGTAACATTCTCAAAAACATTGAAATAAGATGTGTAGTCCCAAAGTTCAGTGAAGGTGAGTAGAATAAGTAAAAGCTGACCCTTGACAGttgtaatttcttcctttttgtaatGTACATCACAATGCACTAAACCTTTTGAAGGCAGTTTGGATTAATCATTAAATTTTAAGTGGTTGAGATCTAATTACAGCTCCTGCCTATGAATCTTCAGGGAAAATAGTAAATTTGTCTTTTAGTGTAAAATACATGGAGTTTtatctttcaaaatacagagtTCTGAGATTCTGTTCTCCCTGGTtttgtttaatgttttaaataacattgAAATTTTTGGATAGAAGGCACTTGTTTATTGCAAGCGTTACTTCTTGATTCCATTGAGTTTTCttagagatatatatacacGCATACACAACTTTGCAGAAGAATACTGTACCACTGTTGAAAAGTTGAAGGAATTTACAAAGCTCTAGGGAAAACTTCAGAAGGTCATTCTGCAGTGCCGTactgtttcatattttctttcaatatttcAATTTTCAAGAACATTGGCTCCATTTCATTACACACGGAAGTTCGGTAATATAGTTTAACCCTTGCTTGAGGGCCCTTTCTGCAAAAAATTTATAGACCCAAAGGTAAGCATAGAAGGAGGCAAGATTAGACTTACCTGGTGTAATGATGCAGGCTTCCCAACTGCAATCACGTATTGATTTAGAAGATTAGGTCTATTACTGGAAATCCGAGTACAGCTGGAGACATGCTGACCTACTACAATAGGAATCGGTGTCCTAGTGAATTTAGTGGTTTCTTAAAAGCTCTTCTAAGTACAGCTGTTCTCCCTCAGGACTGAAACTATTGACAAAGCATAGGAGTAAGAAAAATCTTAAGGAAGATATTACTGTGTCTTCAACTCCAGTATaacataaaaaataagtttttcttaaaagctgGAAATTTTCAAGTCAGACTGTTGTTACAATCAAGATGTCACTG
This Phalacrocorax aristotelis chromosome 3, bGulAri2.1, whole genome shotgun sequence DNA region includes the following protein-coding sequences:
- the LOC142055597 gene encoding uncharacterized protein LOC142055597; its protein translation is MNSIQNWSAVKVVVPSKVKQQFYLEEMFLLIYQGPERGPPPTHTPTPRGAPQAEAGRAGGRRQRRREGSARPPPSSTKPRGKFNSRSGLREPRLGGRRSPGPATHPAAATSAPGPAAASPPRHLRRVPRPTTHARPPTAGEPAAPARAGEGAGTPPPTARGAGRRPPCRGGGSCGEWGLRICGAGGDVLARPPGERREVVGLVLHARTGRAPWHGRGPASEGRGCCRPARGGQPSVCQASAIHCAGRSLPLSEEQKIEFILPVRAGAKDKKRHSASVPNSGERACCLGRTAAPGPPLRPRRAALAAPTGSCPRALRFQPRIGGRNSRTANPSEDRAIHHAA